One genomic region from Prunus persica cultivar Lovell chromosome G3, Prunus_persica_NCBIv2, whole genome shotgun sequence encodes:
- the LOC18781955 gene encoding uncharacterized protein LOC18781955 isoform X2, whose product MENKDSESRRKRMKPDEEEEGAISDSEKAQNEELETFVAGSEEVELAVAHILEKIERFTQLVSELLGSGKAMFQKIGDEFEERMIMVHKEQIEKWQEEIRELRILDASNEEANALLHNARGLLHHAHVDS is encoded by the exons ATGGAGAACAAAGACAGTGAATCTAGAAGAAAACGCATGAAACCAGAT gaggaagaagaaggagcgATCTCAGACTCAGAAAAGGCACAGAATGAAGAGTTGGAGACGTTCGTTGCTGGATCTGAGGAGGTGGAGCTTGCAGTAGCTCATATTCTTGAAAAGATCGAACGGTTCACTCAGCTG GTATCTGAACTTCTGGGATCAGGGAAGGCCATGTTTCAGAAGATTGGTGATGAATTCGAAGAGCGGATGATTAT GGTGCACAAGGAACAAATTGAGAAATGGCAGGAAGAGATCAGAGAATTGCGCATCCTTGATGCCTCAAATGAGGAGGCCAATGCTCTTCTGCATAATGCTCGAGGTTTGCTTCACCATGCTCATGTTGATTCTTGA
- the LOC18783536 gene encoding mannan endo-1,4-beta-mannosidase 1, with amino-acid sequence MSGKGLFVLSTLLVLIVIQHGDCKGEANHASNGGAFARTEGTRFVMNGRPFYINGFNAYWMMYMASDPSSRAKVTSAFQQASRYGMNVARTWAFNDGRGKDRPLQPSPGSYNEDTFKGLDFVISEAKKFGVHVILSFVNNFSDFGGRKQYVQWARDRGQPISSDDDFYSNAVIKGYYKDHIKTVLTRINSITRVAYKDDPTIFAWELINEPRCQSDVSGALLQQWVTEMAAHVKSIDSEHLLEIGLEGFYGETTPDKKQYNPGNLEFGSDFIATNLLPQIDFATIHIYADQWLSGESEEAQAGFVDRWVQAHIQDCNTVVKKPLLVAEFGKSYKLPGYVLQKRDAYFGKIYSDIYSSASRGGSCVGGLFWQLMAPNMDTFGDGYEVVLEQSPTTATVIAQQSRKLNGLKASLAINVTRT; translated from the exons ATGTCGGGGaagggtttgtttgttttgtcaaCTCTTTTGGTGTTGATCGTCATTCAACATGGAGATTGTAAAGGTGAAGCCAATCATGCCTCTAATGGTGGTGCTTTTGCTCGAACAGAAGGAACCCGTTTTGTTATGAATGGGAGACCGTTTTACATAAATGGTTTCAATGCGTATTGGATGATGTACATGGCATCTGACCCATCTTCAAGAGCCAAGGTCACTTCTGCATTCCAACAAGCCTCCAGGTATGGCATGAATGTTGCTAGAACTTGGGCTTTCAATGATGGCCGCGGCAAAGACAGACCCCTTCAGCCTTCTCCTGGCTCCTATAACGAGGACACATTCAAG GGATTAGATTTTGTGATATCAGAGGCTAAAAAATTCGGAGTACATGTGATACTAAGCTTTGTGAACAACTTTAGCGACTTTGGGGGTAGAAAGCAATATGTGCAGTGGGCAAGAGACCGTGGCCAACCCATCAGCAGCGATGACGACTTCTATTCAAACGCTGTCATCAAAGGATATTATAAGGATCATATTAAG ACTGTGCTCACAAGAATAAACTCCATAACAAGGGTGGCCTACAAAGATGATCCAACCATCTTTGCTTGGGAACTAATAAATGAACCTCGTTGCCAATCTGATGTCTCTGGAGCCCTTCTTCAG CAATGGGTGACAGAAATGGCCGCACACGTTAAGTCCATTGATAGTGAGCATTTACTAGAAATAGGGCTTGAAGGATTTTATGGGGAAACGACGCCGGACAAGAAGCAGTACAACCCTGGTAACCTAGAGTTTGGCTCTGATTTCATAGCCACCAACTTGCTTCCCCAAATCGATTTTGCCACTATACATATCTATGCTGATCAATG GTTATCAGGAGAAAGCGAAGAGGCTCAAGCTGGTTTTGTGGACAGATGGGTGCAAGCACACATTCAAGACTGCAACACAGTGGTGAAGAAACCACTGCTCGTGGCTGAGTTCGGCAAGTCTTATAAATTGCCGGGCTATGTCCTACAAAAGAGGGACGCCTACTTTGGAAAAATATACAGTGACATTTACAGCAGTGCCAGCAGAGGGGGCTCATGTGTAGGTGGTCTTTTCTGGCAGCTCATGGCTCCAAATATGGACACTTTCGGAGATGGATACGAAGTCGTTTTGGAGCAGAGCCCTACCACTGCCACTGTCATTGCTCAACAGTCTAGGAAGCTTAATGGGTTAAAGGCTAGTCTAGCAATTAATGTCACAAGGACTTGA
- the LOC18781955 gene encoding uncharacterized protein LOC18781955 isoform X1, with amino-acid sequence MLITLCLILRRRSIQMENKDSESRRKRMKPDEEEEGAISDSEKAQNEELETFVAGSEEVELAVAHILEKIERFTQLVSELLGSGKAMFQKIGDEFEERMIMVHKEQIEKWQEEIRELRILDASNEEANALLHNARGLLHHAHVDS; translated from the exons ATGCTTATTACGTTATGCTTAATA CTTCGTCGACGATCGATCCAAATGGAGAACAAAGACAGTGAATCTAGAAGAAAACGCATGAAACCAGAT gaggaagaagaaggagcgATCTCAGACTCAGAAAAGGCACAGAATGAAGAGTTGGAGACGTTCGTTGCTGGATCTGAGGAGGTGGAGCTTGCAGTAGCTCATATTCTTGAAAAGATCGAACGGTTCACTCAGCTG GTATCTGAACTTCTGGGATCAGGGAAGGCCATGTTTCAGAAGATTGGTGATGAATTCGAAGAGCGGATGATTAT GGTGCACAAGGAACAAATTGAGAAATGGCAGGAAGAGATCAGAGAATTGCGCATCCTTGATGCCTCAAATGAGGAGGCCAATGCTCTTCTGCATAATGCTCGAGGTTTGCTTCACCATGCTCATGTTGATTCTTGA
- the LOC109948255 gene encoding uncharacterized protein LOC109948255 yields MSHSCWVCNGGTALLDFDLGYHMGIRDNGGDYKLRWVCFKKLCYIHNQQFILVACSFSVLSSSSLLFSLIHLFRVLSRLGFDFCSSFVFSGDSFGRGIEGLEAAHKLQGSFASLHWLLKRNMDTCEKTNKGNLYWIICLCAKIMSCLSEIQICFYYLIVSSEGWCQAMRYSL; encoded by the exons ATGTCACACTCATGTTGGGTATGCAATGGTGGTACTGCACTTCTTGATTTTGATCTTGGCTACCATATGGGCATTCGAGACAATGGTGGTG ATTATAAGCTTAGATGGGTCTGCTTCAAGAAGCTTTGTTATATTCATAATCAGCAGTTTATTTTAGTTGCTTGCAGTTTTTCGGTGCTCTCCTCTTCATCTCTGCTTTTCTCattaattcatttatttagAGTTTTGTCCAGGTTAGgctttgatttttgttcttcttttgttttctcaggGGATTCTTTTGGCAGAGGAATTGAAGGGTTAGAAGCA GCGCACAAATTGCAAGGAAGTTTTGCATCACTGCATTGGTTACTGAAAAGGAATATGGATACAtgtgaaaaaacaaataaaggaaATTTGTACTGGATAATTTGTCTTTGTGCCAAAATCATGAGTTGCTTAAGTGAAATACAAatctgtttttattatttgattgtgtCTTCTGAGGGGTGGTGCCAAGCTATGCGTTATTCTCTGTGA